Proteins from a genomic interval of Posidoniimonas polymericola:
- a CDS encoding DUF1559 family PulG-like putative transporter: MRLRGRESRGFTLVELLVVIAIIGILIALLLPAVQAAREAARRNQCLSQMKQLVLATHNHHDTYKYFPLASSSPFVLPGNAVPTNIGVAGSDALNRSTANLNDGYSWMVQLLPYLEEQPLYNRISQNSGTFRNSAFDTGSANDSLFMTLSGAAASATNPYFWEQQLEFALCPSFPGDESVEITTVTTVGDGVATGNYIALASTHYTTGSQLGTSGSRDTNASPCTNSSYCGNGAIPFPGAPGGRVTKKGHSFASLSDGSSKVAMISESREQLYTSWYSGLAAYGVAFWPNYEGGGQVPNFTPNVANATNKNAWQLDSVNGAGATAAAHSLNKGTDKSATANAVPNPEDLYYENKSQNLHGSEAHKWGPSSAHPSVVQHGFGDGRAKAVAENIDTNVYLWMLTRNGRETFDDPN; encoded by the coding sequence ATGAGACTACGTGGACGCGAAAGCCGGGGTTTTACCCTGGTGGAGCTGCTGGTCGTGATTGCGATCATCGGTATCCTTATCGCGCTGCTGCTGCCGGCGGTTCAGGCCGCTCGTGAGGCAGCCCGGCGCAACCAGTGCTTGAGTCAGATGAAGCAGCTCGTGCTGGCGACCCACAACCACCACGACACGTACAAGTACTTCCCGCTTGCGTCGTCGTCGCCGTTTGTGTTGCCCGGCAATGCTGTGCCGACCAACATCGGCGTCGCTGGATCGGACGCCCTGAACCGCTCGACGGCCAATCTAAACGACGGGTACAGCTGGATGGTTCAGCTGCTGCCGTACCTCGAAGAGCAGCCGCTGTACAACAGGATCAGCCAGAACTCGGGCACGTTTCGCAACTCTGCCTTCGATACGGGCAGCGCCAACGACAGCCTCTTCATGACCCTGTCGGGCGCCGCGGCATCGGCGACGAACCCCTACTTCTGGGAGCAGCAGCTTGAGTTCGCGCTCTGCCCGAGCTTCCCCGGCGACGAGAGCGTCGAAATTACCACGGTCACCACCGTGGGAGATGGCGTCGCGACCGGCAACTACATTGCCCTCGCCTCGACCCACTACACCACGGGCAGCCAGCTGGGCACCAGCGGCTCGCGTGACACCAACGCGTCGCCGTGCACCAACTCGTCGTACTGCGGCAACGGCGCCATCCCATTCCCGGGCGCCCCGGGCGGTCGGGTCACCAAGAAGGGTCACTCGTTCGCCAGCCTGTCGGACGGCAGCTCGAAGGTCGCGATGATCTCCGAGAGCCGCGAGCAGCTCTACACCAGCTGGTACAGCGGCCTGGCCGCCTATGGCGTGGCCTTCTGGCCGAACTATGAAGGCGGTGGGCAGGTTCCGAACTTCACCCCGAACGTCGCGAACGCCACCAACAAGAACGCATGGCAGCTTGACTCGGTGAACGGCGCCGGCGCCACGGCGGCGGCCCACTCGTTGAACAAGGGCACCGACAAGTCGGCCACTGCCAACGCGGTCCCCAATCCGGAGGACTTGTACTACGAGAACAAGTCTCAGAACCTGCACGGGAGCGAGGCCCACAAGTGGGGCCCGAGCTCGGCTCACCCGTCGGTTGTGCAGCACGGCTTCGGCGACGGCCGCGCCAAGGCAGTCGCGGAGAACATCGACACGAACGTGTACCTGTGGATGCTCACCCGCAACGGCCGCGAGACCTTCGACGATCCTAACTGA
- a CDS encoding CCA tRNA nucleotidyltransferase, with the protein MADSKRKQHGDSHEAQRGFALDVVRTLRDAGHQSLWAGGCVRDQLLGKRPKDYDVATSATPEQVRGVFGMRRTLPIGAAFGVITVLGPKEAGQIEVATFRSDAGYSDGRRPDRVEFTDAQHDASRRDFTINGLFFDPLGEQVLDYVGGQQDLAAGVVRAIGDADARIEEDKLRMLRAVRFAATFAFELAPDTAAAVQRHAAEIGVVSAERIGAELARMLTHENRRNAVCMLRDLDLLAPTLPELAGLAAPEFDARCKTLKRLADPTLPLALAACLPRSTRSPAGGRLCRRLKFTGDDANQTDWLLDHCPVIEDARAVAWPKLQRVLAARGAEDALRLVDAEQEAGSPETEYCRARMALPVEQWNPPPLVDGGDLIAAGFQPGPEFGKLLEQIRDEQLEGRLDSKQAALDYLRSRDATSHNER; encoded by the coding sequence ATGGCTGACAGCAAACGCAAACAACACGGCGATTCGCACGAGGCCCAGCGCGGCTTCGCGCTGGACGTGGTGCGGACTCTGCGCGACGCGGGGCACCAGTCCTTGTGGGCCGGCGGCTGCGTGCGTGACCAATTGCTCGGCAAACGGCCCAAGGACTACGACGTCGCGACCTCGGCCACGCCCGAGCAGGTCCGCGGGGTGTTCGGCATGCGCCGCACGCTGCCGATCGGCGCCGCGTTCGGCGTGATCACCGTGCTCGGGCCAAAGGAGGCCGGGCAGATCGAGGTCGCCACGTTCCGCTCCGACGCCGGCTACTCTGACGGCCGCCGGCCCGACCGGGTCGAGTTCACCGACGCCCAACACGACGCCAGCCGCCGCGACTTCACGATCAACGGGCTGTTCTTCGACCCGCTCGGCGAGCAGGTCCTCGACTATGTGGGCGGCCAGCAAGACCTAGCCGCCGGGGTCGTCCGCGCAATCGGCGACGCCGACGCCCGCATCGAAGAAGACAAGCTCCGCATGCTGCGGGCGGTCCGCTTTGCCGCCACTTTCGCGTTTGAGCTCGCCCCCGACACGGCCGCCGCCGTCCAGCGGCACGCCGCCGAGATCGGCGTCGTGAGCGCCGAGCGGATCGGCGCCGAGCTCGCCCGGATGCTCACGCACGAGAACCGCAGGAACGCGGTCTGCATGCTGAGAGACCTAGACCTGCTAGCGCCGACGCTGCCCGAACTGGCGGGGCTCGCCGCACCCGAGTTCGACGCGCGGTGCAAGACCCTCAAGCGGCTTGCGGACCCGACTCTGCCGCTTGCGCTGGCCGCGTGCCTGCCTCGCTCGACCCGCAGCCCCGCCGGCGGCAGGCTATGCCGCCGGCTCAAGTTCACGGGCGACGACGCCAATCAGACCGACTGGCTGCTCGACCACTGCCCAGTGATCGAGGACGCGCGGGCGGTTGCTTGGCCGAAACTGCAGCGGGTGCTCGCGGCTCGCGGCGCCGAGGACGCCCTGCGGCTGGTCGACGCTGAGCAGGAAGCAGGCTCCCCGGAAACCGAGTACTGCCGTGCCAGAATGGCCCTCCCGGTCGAGCAGTGGAACCCGCCGCCGCTGGTCGACGGCGGCGACCTGATTGCCGCGGGGTTCCAGCCGGGGCCCGAGTTTGGGAAACTCCTGGAACAGATCCGCGACGAGCAGCTCGAGGGCCGGCTCGACTCCAAGCAGGCGGCGCTCGACTACCTGAGGTCGCGTGACGCGACCTCACACAACGAACGATAA
- a CDS encoding UvrD-helicase domain-containing protein, whose amino-acid sequence MSRLSYTNEQSAAIETRGVSIALDAGAGCGKTFVLTERFLAQLAPGDDALELHELVAITFTEAAAREMRERVRGKCLERLAAAAADEAPHWLRLLRSLDAARVSTIHAFCSTLVRNYALELRLDPSFQVLDQAAADVLLSESTDRRLRSLLDDRDADVITLAAEFGFAGLKSRVKPLRDYAGGFGLGEWAARPPEEMVAAWRDYFRKVVAPLELQQLAEDPAIDEIRSLIPECTGEAETRGKLAALDTALNALRQGETELDVAQLRKLAMVQGVCGKKNDWPSPDTKKLYGDACKRLRDRIDKLSKWADHEQQLEAAILGQRLARVTTAVVQEYTKAKRAASALDFNDLLGHARRLLTDESLRDVRRRIERSATLLLVDEFQDTDQAQVDIVTAIAGDALTTGGLFFVGDFKQSIYRFRGAQPTVFRELQGKIPDEGRLPLSQNFRSQPAVLEFVNELFAPLFGADYLPLRPARPQVGPKPAVQFLWSDAPPETNAEAGRRAEAQRVAVHVRQLLDDPTPRVAERVDGEWTARRVLPGDIAILFRALGDVQHYEQALRDAGVDHHLIGGHAFYSQQEVYDLLNLLRSVTSTCDEVSLAGVLRSPFFALQDETLLWLTRAGGSLNAGLLRTQPIKELSNAQQERVAAARDVLTDLRQRKGVANTAELIRLALDRTGYDAALLSEFLGERKLANLEKIIEQARVADQTRPGDVDAFVRQLTEFIASQPKEANAATADEDASVVRLMTVHHSKGLEFPVVFVADLARKSSPDRSVAAFDADLGPLVKPTNLERGVTIGLELHKKAQTRAEREELVRLLYVACTRAADLLILSAAVEDIEQPKGEWLKRLAEVFNLQTGAAIDSQTVHAEIVPPTDWKPADAQRQRRPDVPKLVRQALRKPAPPAGHIGPIGVNPSELKRFSVSRLTGRFHLAADQRLAEPAPADDAEPIDPRGLGTLVHAVMERIDFAHPTRVRQWCESLAPRRLRRNWRAGAEEAEQLINRFLASDRCRQLASAERVEREVEFVMPWTGGGSLDGPALLQGYIDCLVEVSPGEWQLLDYKTNRVTPGMVPQAAEAYRLQMSVYALAIEATLHKSPAALTLHFLRPGAETSFPWDDDARRWANAAIDDAIQSTREAAAVHG is encoded by the coding sequence GTGAGCCGCCTCTCCTACACCAACGAACAATCCGCGGCGATTGAGACCCGCGGCGTGTCGATCGCGCTGGACGCCGGCGCCGGCTGCGGCAAGACGTTCGTGCTCACCGAGCGTTTCCTGGCGCAGCTCGCCCCCGGCGACGATGCGCTCGAGCTGCACGAGCTGGTCGCGATCACCTTCACCGAGGCCGCCGCCCGCGAGATGCGGGAGCGGGTCCGCGGAAAATGCCTGGAACGGCTGGCGGCCGCGGCGGCCGACGAGGCGCCGCACTGGCTGCGGCTGCTCCGCTCGCTAGACGCCGCGCGGGTCAGCACGATCCACGCATTCTGCTCGACCCTGGTCCGCAACTACGCGCTGGAGTTGCGGCTCGACCCGAGCTTCCAGGTGCTCGACCAGGCCGCGGCCGACGTGCTGCTGTCGGAGTCGACCGACCGGCGGCTGCGGTCGCTGCTCGACGACCGGGACGCGGACGTGATCACGCTGGCGGCCGAGTTCGGTTTCGCGGGACTCAAGAGCCGGGTCAAGCCGCTCCGCGACTACGCGGGTGGCTTCGGGCTAGGCGAATGGGCAGCTCGGCCGCCGGAGGAGATGGTCGCGGCGTGGCGTGACTACTTCCGGAAGGTTGTCGCCCCGCTCGAGCTGCAGCAGCTGGCCGAAGATCCGGCGATCGACGAGATCCGCTCGCTGATCCCCGAGTGCACCGGCGAGGCCGAGACCCGAGGAAAGCTGGCCGCGCTCGACACGGCGCTCAACGCCCTGCGGCAGGGCGAGACCGAACTCGATGTTGCTCAGCTCCGCAAGCTGGCGATGGTGCAGGGCGTGTGCGGCAAGAAGAACGACTGGCCATCGCCCGACACCAAAAAGCTGTACGGCGACGCCTGCAAGCGTCTGCGTGATCGGATCGACAAGCTGAGCAAGTGGGCCGATCACGAGCAGCAGCTCGAGGCCGCCATCCTCGGCCAGCGGCTGGCGCGGGTCACGACTGCGGTCGTGCAGGAGTACACCAAGGCAAAACGCGCCGCCAGTGCGCTCGACTTCAACGACCTGCTGGGGCACGCCCGCCGGCTGCTGACCGACGAGTCGCTGCGCGACGTGCGGCGGCGGATCGAGCGTTCCGCCACACTGCTGCTGGTCGACGAGTTCCAGGACACCGACCAGGCGCAGGTCGATATCGTCACGGCGATCGCCGGCGACGCCCTGACCACCGGCGGGCTGTTCTTTGTCGGTGACTTCAAGCAGTCGATCTACCGCTTCCGCGGCGCCCAGCCGACCGTGTTCCGCGAGCTGCAAGGCAAGATCCCGGACGAGGGGCGGCTGCCGCTGTCGCAGAACTTCCGCAGCCAGCCGGCGGTGCTGGAGTTCGTCAACGAGCTGTTCGCGCCGCTGTTTGGAGCCGACTACCTGCCGCTCCGCCCTGCCCGGCCGCAGGTCGGACCCAAGCCTGCGGTGCAGTTTCTCTGGTCCGACGCGCCGCCGGAGACCAACGCCGAGGCGGGCCGCCGGGCCGAGGCCCAACGCGTCGCAGTCCACGTGCGGCAGCTGCTCGACGACCCAACGCCGCGGGTCGCGGAGCGTGTCGACGGCGAGTGGACCGCCCGCCGCGTACTGCCCGGCGACATCGCGATCTTGTTCCGGGCCCTGGGCGACGTGCAGCACTACGAACAAGCGCTCCGCGACGCGGGGGTCGATCACCACTTGATTGGCGGCCACGCGTTCTACTCGCAGCAGGAGGTCTACGACCTGCTCAACCTGCTCCGCAGCGTCACCAGCACGTGCGACGAGGTGAGCCTGGCGGGCGTGCTGCGGAGCCCGTTCTTCGCCCTCCAGGACGAGACCCTGCTGTGGCTGACCCGCGCGGGGGGATCGCTCAACGCCGGCCTGCTGCGGACACAGCCAATCAAGGAACTGAGCAACGCGCAGCAGGAGAGGGTAGCCGCCGCACGCGATGTGCTGACCGACCTGCGGCAGCGGAAGGGGGTCGCCAACACGGCCGAGCTGATCCGGCTGGCCCTCGACCGCACCGGCTACGACGCCGCGCTGCTGTCGGAGTTCCTGGGCGAGCGGAAGCTAGCGAACCTTGAGAAGATCATCGAGCAGGCGCGGGTCGCCGACCAGACGCGGCCCGGCGACGTCGACGCCTTCGTGCGGCAGCTCACCGAGTTCATCGCCAGCCAGCCGAAGGAGGCCAACGCCGCCACCGCCGACGAGGACGCCAGCGTCGTGCGGCTGATGACCGTGCACCATTCCAAGGGGCTCGAGTTCCCGGTCGTGTTCGTCGCGGACCTGGCCCGCAAGTCGTCGCCGGACCGCAGCGTCGCGGCCTTCGACGCCGACCTCGGCCCGTTGGTGAAGCCGACGAATCTCGAGCGCGGCGTCACTATCGGGCTCGAGCTGCACAAGAAGGCGCAGACCCGCGCCGAACGCGAGGAGCTGGTCCGGCTGCTGTATGTCGCGTGTACGAGGGCGGCGGACCTGCTGATCTTGTCGGCCGCGGTCGAGGACATTGAGCAGCCGAAGGGCGAGTGGCTGAAGCGGCTGGCCGAGGTGTTCAACCTTCAGACCGGTGCGGCGATCGACTCACAGACGGTGCACGCCGAGATCGTCCCGCCGACCGATTGGAAGCCGGCCGACGCGCAGCGCCAGCGTCGGCCCGATGTGCCGAAGCTTGTCCGCCAGGCCCTCCGCAAACCGGCGCCGCCTGCCGGTCACATCGGCCCGATCGGGGTGAACCCGTCCGAGCTGAAACGGTTCTCGGTGTCGCGTCTAACCGGCAGGTTCCACCTGGCGGCCGACCAACGACTGGCGGAGCCAGCCCCCGCGGACGACGCCGAGCCGATCGACCCGCGTGGGCTGGGGACGCTCGTGCACGCGGTGATGGAGCGGATCGACTTTGCCCACCCGACGCGGGTGCGGCAGTGGTGCGAGTCGCTCGCCCCGCGGCGGCTGCGACGGAACTGGCGGGCCGGCGCCGAGGAAGCGGAGCAGCTAATCAACCGCTTCCTGGCGAGCGACCGCTGCCGGCAGCTCGCTTCGGCGGAGCGCGTCGAGCGGGAGGTGGAGTTTGTCATGCCGTGGACCGGCGGCGGGTCGCTCGACGGGCCGGCGCTCCTGCAGGGGTACATCGACTGCCTGGTGGAGGTCTCGCCTGGCGAGTGGCAGTTGCTAGACTACAAAACGAACCGCGTGACGCCGGGAATGGTCCCTCAAGCGGCCGAGGCCTACCGGCTGCAGATGTCGGTCTACGCGTTGGCCATCGAGGCGACACTGCACAAGAGTCCTGCCGCGCTCACGCTGCACTTCCTGCGGCCGGGAGCCGAGACGAGCTTCCCCTGGGACGACGACGCCCGCCGCTGGGCCAACGCCGCCATTGACGATGCGATTCAATCGACCCGGGAGGCGGCGGCCGTGCATGGCTGA
- a CDS encoding PD-(D/E)XK nuclease family protein codes for MQIILGPPGARLAEESVRLYVGGLESGPFAAGSWLLVESATAAPELTALLATQTGGMLAPGVKPLHQAADAVVGAAPEPITPLGPVARNRLIEEILLRGGFSGRFRLLQEARGSAGGLDYVAAAIRDFALANAEPDEVLDNAAALRNPRISELARAYQDYCRECTRRRLLDREGRLRHACELLESGRLPGGPPGLVAAVGLDRLSLLESRFLQAAFRGAERRVAAFTIDSPAAFETDHAASAIYAGPVQTVQRLRTLFPDSTTTWIESGLPATDARRHALDGMFRDPRDTIVPAAPATPGSIRVRGAKGLQDEADAAAHQAKRLLLSGAAADELVVATRSLGAWAPRLREAFAQAGVPVAIEGAKSFGETSLGRSVGLLLRLAAGNWAFEEVQSVVSSPRFAGLDSRLSGDERPLASRFGFATRRAAVEWIVGEQLLPKGRRALIDRVTWLATTEQESAPEPNTDQATPRPESPDRRRARLSAAATLAAPALQLLGDATQEFGQEAPPLAWHDRIAAALTLLDYRSYDPLTQADDVAALAALEDALASLAQLAELRGGEATALPLPEVQRLVQGWQSRLRLDQRWDSEGRVRLLTAETACQTGCGHLLLVGLDEQSFPRPDATIAIGVADDQQQLHHGNEMLLFAKLLAAPRESVTLSYAAVDEKAQTLNPSSFVAELERLFPPGSLRETSAPVAATAQDALQLRRQAVRRLMEGDAQPLAQFAGLPDAPAASLGAALIASHDRSHGEHFGPYEGVLGGSTAAEWAATRFGPEHLWSASQLEDYGECPFKFYMKHVLRAEPLESLALDVDYRRRGSLLHDAMVRFHRHVNDLLGVGSAPSTLDAEAFTAAFRAAVEEAFQTLATAQHEAVVAEIEMMQAAAWDQEYWRQHAAYDQKHNSFEEPLSPRHFEARFGPEVSAPDETPDPLSTQQPFTLEAGGLQILLTGQVDRIDVGRVAGQAVFSIIDYKTARSLTLKQEDIESGRLLQLVLYTIAVSDHLFAGQDIAPWRSGYWVVQNDGFKTGKLPQPGEQAGGQIVTAEDWQELVATVRQRVGEIVRDVRAARFPMFNTDEDCGGRCEFRTTCRVSQARSLGKTPIGEDA; via the coding sequence ATGCAAATCATCCTCGGCCCTCCGGGCGCCCGGCTCGCAGAAGAATCGGTGCGGCTTTACGTCGGCGGGCTCGAATCGGGGCCGTTTGCTGCTGGCAGCTGGCTACTCGTCGAATCTGCAACCGCGGCTCCGGAGTTGACTGCACTGCTAGCAACCCAAACGGGGGGTATGCTAGCGCCCGGGGTAAAACCCCTGCATCAAGCGGCCGACGCGGTCGTGGGCGCGGCCCCGGAGCCGATCACGCCGCTCGGTCCGGTTGCGAGAAACCGTTTGATTGAGGAGATCCTCCTCCGCGGGGGCTTCTCTGGCCGATTCCGGCTGTTGCAGGAGGCGCGGGGCTCTGCGGGTGGGTTGGATTATGTCGCCGCGGCGATCAGGGATTTTGCCCTCGCCAACGCCGAGCCCGACGAGGTACTCGACAATGCCGCGGCGTTGCGGAACCCGCGGATCTCGGAACTCGCCCGCGCGTACCAGGACTACTGCCGAGAATGCACGCGTCGCCGGCTGCTCGACCGCGAGGGGCGGCTCCGCCACGCGTGCGAGCTGCTCGAGTCGGGGCGCCTGCCGGGCGGCCCGCCGGGTCTGGTCGCGGCGGTCGGGCTCGACCGGCTGAGCCTGCTCGAGTCGCGGTTCCTGCAGGCGGCCTTCCGGGGGGCCGAGCGACGCGTGGCGGCGTTCACCATCGACAGCCCGGCGGCGTTCGAAACCGACCACGCGGCTTCGGCCATCTACGCCGGTCCGGTGCAAACGGTCCAGCGGCTGCGGACGCTGTTCCCTGACTCCACAACGACCTGGATCGAGAGCGGCCTGCCAGCCACAGACGCGCGGCGCCACGCCCTGGACGGCATGTTCCGCGACCCCCGCGACACCATTGTGCCGGCTGCCCCCGCTACCCCTGGCTCCATCCGTGTGCGCGGCGCCAAGGGCCTGCAGGACGAGGCCGACGCCGCGGCGCACCAGGCAAAGCGGCTGCTGCTGTCCGGCGCCGCGGCCGACGAGCTCGTCGTCGCGACGCGTTCGCTCGGCGCCTGGGCCCCCCGGCTCCGCGAGGCGTTTGCCCAGGCGGGCGTCCCGGTGGCGATCGAGGGCGCCAAGTCGTTCGGCGAGACCTCACTTGGCCGCTCGGTTGGCTTGCTGCTGCGACTTGCGGCCGGCAACTGGGCGTTCGAGGAGGTGCAGAGCGTTGTCTCATCGCCGCGGTTCGCCGGTTTGGACTCCCGGCTATCCGGCGACGAGCGGCCGCTGGCGTCGCGGTTTGGTTTTGCGACCCGGCGGGCGGCTGTCGAGTGGATCGTAGGCGAGCAGCTGCTGCCCAAGGGTCGCCGGGCATTGATCGATCGGGTCACCTGGCTTGCGACGACCGAACAAGAATCCGCCCCTGAACCGAATACAGACCAAGCAACTCCCCGCCCAGAATCGCCCGACCGCCGACGTGCGCGGCTGTCGGCCGCGGCTACGCTCGCGGCTCCGGCGCTGCAGCTGCTGGGCGACGCAACGCAAGAATTTGGGCAAGAGGCGCCGCCGCTGGCCTGGCACGACCGTATCGCGGCGGCATTGACGCTGCTCGACTACCGTTCCTATGACCCTTTGACCCAGGCCGACGACGTGGCGGCGCTGGCTGCCCTCGAGGACGCGCTGGCGTCACTCGCCCAGCTGGCGGAACTACGGGGCGGCGAGGCGACGGCGCTGCCGCTGCCGGAGGTCCAGCGGCTGGTGCAGGGGTGGCAGAGCCGGCTGCGGCTCGACCAACGCTGGGACTCGGAAGGCCGGGTGCGCCTCCTGACCGCGGAGACTGCGTGCCAGACCGGCTGCGGCCACCTGCTGCTGGTGGGGCTCGACGAGCAATCGTTCCCGAGGCCCGACGCCACGATCGCTATCGGCGTCGCCGACGATCAGCAGCAACTGCACCACGGCAACGAGATGCTGCTGTTCGCCAAGCTGCTCGCCGCGCCGCGCGAGTCGGTGACGCTCTCCTACGCCGCCGTAGATGAGAAGGCGCAGACCCTCAACCCGAGTTCGTTCGTGGCGGAGCTCGAGCGGCTTTTCCCGCCCGGCTCGCTCCGCGAAACTTCGGCCCCTGTTGCCGCTACGGCCCAGGACGCGCTGCAGCTCCGCCGGCAGGCGGTGCGGCGGTTGATGGAGGGCGACGCCCAGCCGCTCGCCCAGTTCGCTGGCCTGCCCGACGCCCCGGCGGCTTCGTTGGGGGCGGCACTGATCGCGTCGCACGACCGTTCGCACGGCGAGCACTTCGGCCCCTACGAGGGGGTGCTGGGCGGCTCGACGGCCGCAGAGTGGGCCGCCACCCGCTTTGGCCCCGAGCACCTCTGGAGCGCCAGCCAGCTGGAGGACTACGGCGAGTGCCCGTTCAAGTTTTACATGAAGCACGTGCTCCGCGCCGAACCGCTCGAGTCGCTGGCGTTGGACGTCGACTACCGCCGCCGAGGGTCGCTGCTGCACGACGCGATGGTCCGGTTCCACCGCCATGTGAACGACCTGCTGGGGGTCGGCTCGGCGCCCTCGACCCTCGACGCCGAGGCGTTCACCGCGGCGTTCCGGGCCGCGGTCGAAGAAGCGTTCCAGACGCTGGCCACCGCCCAGCACGAAGCGGTGGTTGCCGAGATCGAGATGATGCAGGCCGCGGCCTGGGACCAGGAGTACTGGCGTCAGCACGCGGCGTACGACCAGAAGCACAACTCATTCGAAGAGCCCCTCTCGCCGCGGCACTTTGAGGCCCGCTTCGGTCCGGAGGTCTCGGCGCCGGACGAGACGCCCGACCCGCTCTCGACGCAGCAGCCGTTCACGCTGGAGGCCGGCGGGCTGCAGATCCTGCTGACCGGTCAGGTCGACCGGATCGACGTCGGCCGCGTCGCGGGGCAGGCGGTGTTCAGCATCATCGATTACAAAACGGCCCGCTCGCTGACGCTCAAGCAGGAGGACATCGAGTCGGGCCGGTTGCTGCAACTGGTGCTGTACACGATCGCCGTCAGCGACCACCTGTTCGCGGGGCAGGACATCGCCCCCTGGCGGAGCGGGTACTGGGTCGTGCAGAACGACGGCTTCAAGACCGGCAAGCTGCCGCAGCCCGGTGAGCAAGCGGGCGGCCAGATCGTGACCGCCGAAGACTGGCAGGAACTTGTCGCCACCGTGCGGCAGCGCGTTGGCGAGATTGTCCGCGACGTGCGGGCGGCCCGGTTCCCAATGTTCAACACGGACGAGGACTGCGGCGGCCGCTGCGAGTTCCGTACGACCTGCCGGGTCTCGCAGGCCCGCAGCCTCGGCAAGACGCCGATCGGGGAGGACGCGTGA